gacttccattgtccttcttgagtccttgtagcctactatcacatgattgagtataatgacacaccaaaaatatctgcatttcatgtagttgcacctgcattaccacatattagtatttcatatatacatatagatattacaattacatcacatcctgcacacaacacatgttagcacattttacattttcatcatctatatttcatacattcacatttgcatcatgcataacatattaaaaacataaaagaacaaaaatattgcattgtatcatgtacatatttgcatccatatcataagtatcatatagaaacatgcatcacatagaagcataaCATAGGtagacatgcatatagctaccgcaaagatgaatcatctcatatatatatcaaaatcgtaagtgtcatgatacaatgatgtcaaaatcatatggctacaatcacctgaaggtgtcatcatacaaaatggtacaaaactgatacatagggagccctctaaggctatgatgaactccctcacTCAGAGCCAGTTGGCCTCaatggagtttgagccctggaaggatccaccccaagatcatctctcctgtcccctctatctggtggtggtggaggacccataaccccaccgctagatgcctgtctcctatctctccctctagtggtcgtcgcagtccgcgatggtctatgaaaTCTCCTAGCCCGTTGCTCTGGTGGAACCattccatagtataggtctctccagtagcctatctcctccctggcCCGTAGAACATAGGTGTGTCCAGCTCCTGTGTCCTTTGCTGCCTACCTCCCTtccctcagtgttgtcttagcctctatATAGCGCTGAATAACCTAATCCCTCTCTCGCTCTATATCCcttagctgtctcctgagcctagttgtctccctctccaaatcTTGGATCTTATCTGCCTgcccctgacagatctccctcaaagCTAGtcactcatcctcctcctctcccccctcaccttgTCCCTGTCcttgtacctatctgggaacctgtgctgctggcacctgtaaaggcaatccacctcttcccctcactatgtgagcctgccgagcctgtctctcctctccacctcCTCGGAGCCACTCTCTTCTCTACTATTGCGCCccacctcctccatcggcctctacctccaccatctccatcatcatcttcgTCACCTCCATCGTCTCCATGTATCGGCTCCCTTGGATCCGTCAGCCATGGACaaggatgctctacccaatatgcagtgtactctgcatccatgtcgACATCCTCTATATCcgcccacatatcccaaggcaagggaatcatctctactagctatgtCACTACctaatcataagacaataatggacccAATTGCATATGATCTCTcactgtccgtgcatacatccctgacccctGTGGCATCCGctgtatcctgccaaactgcctgcccactCTATCTACCAACTCCTGCTTAAAAACATATGGAGTCCATccgatcagatacctactcctgaatacaTATGACAACTCCACTGTgccatcctcccactcctcacagtcccgATAcaacctccataccacactgtctatctcgtTAATCACCTGACGCCAGTACTCTAGTCTTCCAATCTATGGCTgcgacgtaatcatatcatataaatgtacataGCTATGCCCATGTCCTTTGCCTCTGAAGTGGATCGATCATGTAActaacagatgctcatatgcccatatcTGTAGTAATGTCACCCCGCATCCCAATCCTGCTgacccatgatacacaaactgatgcatctATAATACAGGTGTTCCAGTAGACATGGTCCCCATACAAACTTGGTGCActttgtcaccaatgtctccagtgtactcccccatctcacagccaaccctcatgtcgctctaTCAGGATAGatgaatccactgatcactcctgccaacactactaGTAATGCTAATCctatctatgtcatggtatcccaagccacgtgtctagccctcatctcgaGTCCTGGATCCTGAAAAACTTATCTCAGTGcatctctgtctccatctcgatcataaggaactaactccccattgatcggtatccgcattatcctatatacatcctctaaggtgactgtcatcttacccatcgacaaatgaaaagtacaagtctatgagtgccatctcttagctagcaCAGttaacaatcccatgttcgctcaaaactcaggcacatacagaatatgtcacagGCCCATAGCCTCAACTGCTGCTCTCTCCTCAagtgtcagctctggtcataagctctgagtcgaagggaatctctttggtgactccaacatcggtaggttctcctgcagtcaagcaaatcaactgtgtcaatcctagtagcattccctgttcatcacaaagtgctgctcttttcaacactccctgttcatcacaaagtgttgctttctattctagtggtactccctattcatcacaaagtactgctctctatcctagtagcattccctgttcatcacaaagtgcttctctttatagtactccttgttcatcacaaagtactacattttaacactccttgttcatcacaaagtgttgctttctatcctagtagcatttcctattcatcacaaagtgctgctttgatcctatcctagggcctcttcttgagtgtatcctcctgagtagtttcctaattggcaacgtatgttctatcacaaaattctcaatcctagccctatctgctattctagtcttccctagagattgtgcttgagtgtatcctctcagtatgttatccaattgacaacatgttcatcacagaactaccgaatTGTCCTTGAAGACGCAAACACACTTACATACTGCAAAAACGTGCCTGCTCTGCAGAGGCGCACTTGAATCACACAGATGCGCCCTTGCTCTGTACAAATGCATCCGAATCACACAAACGCACCCCTGCTCTACATAGATGCACCTATCCTGCATAAACGTGCCTGCAAGACATAGACACGCTCGCATTGAACACATGCGTTGTTGCATTCATAGACGTGCCtcgcacaaacacagacgcgcctgacaccaacacagacgtgccttagcatttttttCCCCCTTTCTTGAcatacctaaagcgcatttattacctacctaacatgcatttatgacaacatttaatgcgaccaaagtacaaagaggttttgcagctcaccggctctcctgcatctgctggcctctgaaatcggtgaacgtgatcgaatctatgcacttAAGCCATCGTTGCTGATTGTTGATTGCTCTctactctctctacactctgatctcttggattaGTGGATGACTGAGGTTTTTTTCCCCTCGTAGTTTATTTTATAGACTACCGtagccctaaccctagccctagctagtccatctggtcagtccattctaccatttctttcttattgagagattgtctacgatcttttcaaattttcatccaatctctcaagggggcctttcattcccatcttggggcaactttgtatcaattcatcttatcttatttgaaacaacgcgacaagctgcattgtctcaaagaggggcaaaatgtagacacctaaaattgtcctgtctaattaaataaatattttatttatttaattattttacgcctaattcttctattaattaaataaatatttatttatttaattaattcatttatcgtcttctatctttatttctcatttaaataaatatatttatttatttaaattatctttttcttaaattaaataaatatcttatttatttaaaatatcccacttcctctattaattaaataaatctctatttatttaattaattcattagccttttccacctatgacacatgtcattcatctcttaactcatccactacctaccctctcattgttttcttattttctctacctaccctctaatcatagccgaccatttatcttttacacctctcaatcttatccctccatttcttatagtgtcttctatataaggagatgcttctttcattatcaaccctcgactactctagcattcaaactttcatatgcgatcaagtctacttgcaaccacatttccgttctttgttgagctcatgtgcacacataaaatctgagagcaaatatatcaagcaagatcaatggagataggaagaatggagatccaaaccctattggacatgtgatggtataatctttgtgatttcatttgatttgcattgtcttcggtaatcttcatatgttatggtggatctttgttgttgttaggctagggttttgtggttgaatccatttagtctttcaatattgttgtttccattttcaccatatacaagaccATCAATGAGCCAAATCAACCAaaacattaaaaggaggatgaacctTTAATAGATCCAACCTAAATTcgaattctattaggaagagggttgaatgccgattgaggtcctatttccccttttgtttgagttgaaattgtgtaATTCTGAGTTAGGTTTGGAACTTGTGAATACGAAGTCTATTGGAATGAAATGATGAAAACATAGTGCTACATAAATCAAATAGAGCCACAAGATAGGATCTGAGATACATAAGAGGAGCATAGTCCACacctaaaaatttgggaaaaattgtTGGGACCAACGTGGAGAGCTCTAGTCCCTttctagtgccctggtccctttgTAGCGCCTTGGTCTTGAGACAGTTTCAGAAAATCTGTAAAAGGTAGTTCTCCTTGTCTTGGTCTCCTCTGTCCTTTCTAGCCCTATATGGTCCTCGAATCTGTGACTtacacaacaaaagaaagagaaaatTATGTTGTGGATGGCTATatagggatttgccttagtcaAAATCCTTGTTTtagtggtttccacctccacaaatagccgaaaAATGTATTGAAAATGTATGTGCAAGAATCTTCTATGtatacaagatcctaaatgaacaacaaagtagatctagagttctaccctacgctttggagagaaaaccctaaatgattgtaaatgtaaatgcaaattctTCAAATCATAAATGAACTAGAgacctaaagcatgaatgtaaatctgaaaatgaagctcatgcaaagacatgaaattaACATGAAACCATAGCAAACCCTAAGggggaggtacaagccaatcatcaatcgatgatctattattcttcaatgtcttcaaatctCCTAAAGGGTGTCATCAATCGATGATCTATTATTTTTCAATGTCTTCAAATCTCCTAAAGGGTGTTGAAAATACTTGATGTAGACTTGGTGAATGTTTGATTTTCTATTGTAGACTTCAtaaaacctgcactttcacttttCATAAGAATCTCTTTCAATTGCTAGATCTTAGATCTTGAAATGAGGAAAGAAGGGGTTTaggtaggagaccctaactttgttttgattCATAGGTCGACTTAGAAATGGAATTTTTCaacaatctcttggatttgaatattaaaataccacctaaacatgctcccaaaattcagggagaaaaagtcaggaccatgttggtaccaacatggttcGAACACACGGTTTGAACAATTTTTCGCCAAATTTTTCGGGAAGcaagatatttttattttaaagaaaactCCAGGAGTTTGTGGAAATTTGTGActttttgatatgtgaaatcgggccttgaaggttgaaataagaaataattagggtatttgatgaaatgattaattgggagaataaaataaaaaaggggcacacttgaGGTAAAGGGtcaaattttatgatgtgtagagtgataagAGAAGaccttagattaaattaaattaattaattaaatacttaaagagaatttgaaatgaaaaatgcaaacacactaaggcaagtgctaaCCTAAGGATGGAATTGTATCGCCCAATTAAGGGTGGACAATTTACGATGCTAgatttaggccccactttagcggtcatatgacactacatgcatatgcaagctaaagtacgaAAAATTAAACATTTTATGAAAAATGATATATTCATAAGGTGTTAGATGAAGCCCCTAGTGGTATCTGTAGTACActattaggaaccacaccctacaaaaccacatgttagataaaatcacaaaatcatctATATGCTTACTAAGGAAGTGATGAAATTCGAGGGTacctatatgcccccctatttcagcTTTCTCAtttagtgaggtgaaacaaggtatcatgtttaccatagaGAATTGTGAAAAGAGGTGACAAAAAGTGCTCACAATGAAGCTTGATACAAGATCGAAGCGTATCATGGaatatttggtaagaaagagaactgaacccaattccaacacaaccaagagtATGAGGATTGGagatctctaacacaagatgaaagattaagcGAAAAAGAGATGAAAAATTAATGGTTTAGAAAATAATTACCTTTTAAAATCGTGAAAAAGTAGGAAGAGATCATTATGCAAAAGACATCCACCTTTAAGAGTAGAAGGGAATCTTTGATAAAGATATTatcttgaaaaagagaaggaaaataaGAACACACACCTTCTCCAATATATAGGAAAAGAGGATTATTAGCAAatgattgcacactttcactaaggagagattgtttaTGAAAGATGCATCATTTCACAGAGAATAGGTCCTAAATAAGGAATACCCAAATTCTATGCAAGAGATgacataaaataaaaaatgcaactccACAAAGGAAAGGTGAATTGTCGGAGAAAGAATAGAAGATTGAAATATCACcttttccccccaagcatagagacaaggaCATTAAATATAGATCGTTTATAAAAACACTCTTCTAagagaaggaaagagatcctcatcagggatacactgacagacttataaagcactgagagttgggggggggggggggttgaatcagtgacaacaaaaaaaataccaCTTTAAGCACTGACCAATAGATATACTTAATAAGTTTACTCAACACAattcatgcaatccaaaatgatattaaagcatccacaataagtaaaacattcaccataacacacgtgtttatacatagaaaacccaaatgggaaaaaccacggtgagatgtgactcacaagttaactatctgtagtaataggtaattgatcggttaaggtctacaaaagtgctctactaggagtgagtcttgttaaagatcccaaagctctgttaggagctataccttgttaaaggtagtaccctattaggagtaacctcagtagaggattttagaatccaaactaatggatcaccttgttaaaggatttgtacaatgaagcttgttagagcttacctagttagggtatttgattgttgtagtgattagaaaacaacaggtggtgtgatctaaaagtagtacaacttgcttgaatagatcctcttctgcacactcaaaactgcatcaccaacatattctgtaatgccttcaacaacttaacacttctatctcgcatcatatcatctcataagaaatagttcatcataatgtcattatatagacatttagatttcatgttggcttaggaatcatatcataatttcctaggtgcagtgtatctagacaatctaacataactcatcacaaattaccaccaaaattgTCTGTTAGGGGTAGCTCaccacgaccggtgataactcatcacacaatcaatgaataccaattggaacaccgataccggttagagttaaccacttcaacatgtaaaccaattgtcctccatttgcttctttgatggtcttcgctaaatcttcaagttggtgtcaagtcattcctcAATATACCAATTGTCTTCATGTACcggttgacactctctaaaccatcataaactaaacatccagttgcaatacaagtaacttttagaagtaatactggtagacaatgtgaacatatgtgtgtgtgtacacgttccatcaatgataacacatgaagtcattcattacaatcatcatcaagccaaaaatctctccctttggcattgatggcaacacttagaaaattttactttacaactaagtgtgcttaaaaAAAAATGTACAAACATAATTCAACTCCCCCCAaaaaatacatacaaaattttcacaacacatacatatttctactccccctttgacaacaataccaaattgaaaagtaaaatacatacacacatatatatagcaaaatttgcatcaaaagtttacatatacaaaaacttaaaagtcTGTATTAAGGAGTGTCCAgttcaattttcaagaaaatattactgaaagtaagcttcatttgagaaaaatcattttcccatgttttcaGTAAAGTTTCAGTAATCTCTATTGTAGTCATGACCTATgtagaaaattcttccattgcatcaattgtactcatctctggagtagcTAAAACCGCTTCTGTATTCTTATAAGCTCGTTGCAAGATGTCCACCTTTGATCTCAATAAGCTCTTTAACTCTTTCAGGGATTGGAGTCTCTTTGGCTTTTCAAAATCATATGAATCTAATTGAGTTTGCAAATTATCAATAAATTTTCCAAAAGCTAAGACtgaatcctataaaggtatgtaggcattacatatcttttccagttcCAGTTCTATCTCTATCCGCTTCTTAATTAAATCAACATagaaaaaaatgaaacattagatgtgtaggctagaattttgtctcctgtttcaatagcttttctcaaaagatctttgtttAGGGATAAAGCAAttttccctgtatcaatatctttcattatttgttctcctcttttcttcctgtATTTTTTTCAGCCATAGTCTGAGCTGtttcctcaagggacttgagttggtcCAAAGCATTAGCAACCAATTGGCCAAGCTTatcaataggagttgacaaattccCTATAGTAGTCTCTGGTAGAAGAGttgacaaaatctcaacaacaGTTTGGATGGTTTCAGCTTCCTTCCTctgttccttaagcctcttcttctgtgctctagattgcatcacagttgcaatctccaataatTTTGATGGACTCATAttgtcaacatctataggccctttcatgccaaatgagtcatcatcattatcattctgctgCTTGACTAATGGATTTTCTAGTTTCTGCAAATTTctccttctcatttttctcttcctcttgttctttctccttttcttGTTCCGAGGATTTCTCCACAACTCTTTCTGCAGGTTTCTCCTTGGTAGCTTGTGAAACCGGTGGGAGTTGTGATTTCACTGGTTGATCTTTTACCGGTGGcagtggaatatccacacttggttgagttacCGATATATCCACTGCATTAACCTGTACAACAGTAATAACCAGTGGTTGCTTATCTAGTTCAATAATATTCCTAGATAGATCAATAGTATCCCGTATTTCATCAACAAAGATCAccagttgggaagtagtgtcatcctttttattgataggatagacaatatcagcttgcactatttcttcctcatccatctcTGGTCATACTTCAGGCTCTATTTTCTCATCATTATAAGAATTTGAATAGTTATGCATCTATTGAACATTTTgagctatctgatgagtttcaacttcaacagattgagTTTTCCCATTTAATAaattcaatcttcttgccttagaaatAAACTATCATTTGTAATTATCAAGTAAGGCaactaattcatctctagatagtttaggaaaatattgaataaatacattatcaataatttcttgatctttgtcaACAACAATTTGCCACTTATTTTCAGGAAgtacaaagaataaaaaatatcaTCTTTAAGGTCCCGAGGTAATCGATTGTACTGACATAAATATTTGATtaccttttgaacaatttgttccttttggtcttcatcaaatgaatcaaaacattttttgacattatcaaatctattcctccctaatgttttcaatgtcttctcaaaattagtcataggcttgtaagataagaCATTGATAGGAATGCTTGCCTTTGGCACTTCTTCTACTAGTTTAGCtactttaccagttgctttcattttcttgggttcctcttTTGTGTCAGTATCATCAAATTCTGATTGAAGAGTCAGTTGACAGCTTCTCTTCTTCGTTGCAGTCTGCTTTGTAGAATTTACTTTGGGTACCTGTTTCTTTTTgatttggacacttcatgtcactcttgtattaGTAGGTACAAAAGGTGTTGAAGGtgctttctcaaccttcttcttcttcttcttctttcctttaacattACTAGGTTGAGCACTATTGGTTTCAACTTTAACAGTTTGCTCCTCAACAATAtccaatcttttcttcttcttttccactagagatgccaacaggttattggcataaccaatcaataagtaataattgacttcatagctcatgtcttccatttcatcttctcttggttcaatagaTTCCATCAGACagaaatcagtggtgactgtgaaaatgatgtccttagcaaattttttcaccacatcctcaagtagccttaccctcatactcattttcttttgaaattcattgaaatacttgttcattgcaacagagaaagtgttcttaacaaccttaattctattcttgatttgagcagttaccggtaggtctttagaccattcaatatcactaattcccggtaggaaattatgaaagtaaaagaataagccaatcaataactgaccaaatttgaacttctgactGCTGTCCTTTTTaattgactatagattcaacatcaattgactccttatggctTGACATAGGTCATAATCTACATTCTCAGCAATCATTTTATAGGTTGTATTCACTGCTGCAGATGGTacactgttcattctactggaatagaatatcctgtagcctataaccatagtagccaatTTAACttctgggtccttaatgttattaatagaaaatgcacaccCATCAGAGATAGATGAGGTTAAAGTCTCTTTAGAAATTTGCCTCAGCTTGGGAACTTCATCGattgaccaaaaaccagtcacaacatggatagcttccttggctatagtgtgtgtcctttccagatAAATGTTTTTTCCATTAACACAACTAAGAATGATTTTtatgtgttcctcttcaaaatcctcaagaaaataagctgcattgtgaaaacccttctcataaaccctaatatactcgggttgaatctttccgctcttatcgcaaagggatttcaattgagaataaattgatagtgatcctaaatcttcaattttacaatcaatataataaatCACCTTTTACAATAACACCATTAGAAACTTGAGACAAAGCATTGTAAGATACTATTTGTTCTGATTCCTCAACCTCCATAGGTTTTGATGTGATCATtagcctctctacttgcttagatgatgaagccattcagaTAAAATTGATTCgaaaagggatttacaaagaaataccttaattctcgCATGTAACCTTGGTTACCAATTGGTTATTCAGATGCACACCAAttccaccttcactaatcttcAAATAAGCTTCAATCATGCAAATCACGACATAAATTCATCTAAGACTAGCTAGCAAATTTCTTTTTCGCTCTGCAAGTtctcaagaattctctttcaaatgcatttagggtaaaaataacatagtaaaactcacttttatcctttttacctactgcattaattgctcgaccactagggttacaaaccctaatacgtCGCTTGACGATACATTCAATATTAACAGGTATAAAACtggttgataaactttcaaaaaactgattgacaaagatatcaagatttcacacataataacTCAAAAAGCAAGctttcttaccactcatctttcaaggggtccaaaagtagatttaccgctatgctccccttagccctgttgaaaggATCAATTCaccggtgtaggattctccacactgggtgaaggattaggttcttctgcagatatatcatcactcttctttttctagattcagttcatctcttctctggtttcctcaatatttaccttcttcttacctttctgatctACAAAATGATTAACTGATTTGTTCTTCCGGGTTCTACAGAATTTCACCATGTGtcccggtttatgacaatgataacaggccattccagatgatctccaaggtcttgcattgcctcttccagttctccttttgtaattcatagccacatgaccataattgttacaaatggtgcaaataacattagttaccttttccatctcaaatggactaaaccagttgacataagatttttgccagttcatgttaccccggttgtcataggttctcct
The nucleotide sequence above comes from Cryptomeria japonica chromosome 11, Sugi_1.0, whole genome shotgun sequence. Encoded proteins:
- the LOC131860249 gene encoding uncharacterized protein LOC131860249 gives rise to the protein MTGRVNKIAEETIDKWDIFFVEKEKQEELNSPKKTFKEVNIVVDNYNTEVKKDIATKQSTEHIEVETQTGKAKQAEIVNAVDISVTQPSVDIPLPPVKDQPVKSQLPPVSQATKEKPAERVVEKSSEQEKEKEQEEEKNEKEKFAETRKSISQAAE